In a single window of the Pontibacter russatus genome:
- a CDS encoding helix-turn-helix domain-containing protein yields the protein MKNPAGIKAFGVHLRKIREQRGISQQELADIANVSKLTVQRTENAKYSVTLDVLLSFAHGLQIPLKELLDLDVPDELS from the coding sequence GTGAAGAATCCAGCAGGCATCAAGGCGTTCGGCGTGCACCTAAGAAAGATTAGGGAGCAAAGAGGCATAAGCCAACAGGAGCTTGCCGACATAGCCAACGTCTCCAAGCTAACTGTGCAGCGGACAGAGAACGCAAAGTATTCAGTGACTCTGGACGTGCTCTTGTCTTTTGCCCATGGCCTGCAAATACCCCTGAAGGAGTTGCTGGACTTGGATGTGCCAGATGAGCTTTCTTAA
- a CDS encoding LexA family protein has product MLKETVLQNRDRSVFGKAFFVDGHEDLELPLFGSKIAAGFPSPATDYIEETINLNRHLIKNPASTFFIRVMGESMQDAYIRNTDLLVIDKSLKARDGSAVVCWLEGEFTVKTYKPAGNKLYLLPANPKYKAIELTEGMDFVFMGVVTYSIHDCLKNQL; this is encoded by the coding sequence ATGTTGAAAGAAACGGTACTACAGAACAGGGACAGGAGCGTGTTCGGCAAGGCCTTCTTTGTGGACGGTCACGAAGATTTGGAGCTGCCGCTGTTCGGCAGCAAGATAGCGGCGGGCTTCCCCTCCCCTGCGACGGACTACATCGAGGAAACCATCAACCTGAACAGGCACCTGATAAAGAACCCCGCCTCCACTTTCTTTATCAGGGTAATGGGCGAGTCCATGCAGGACGCTTACATTCGCAACACAGACCTGCTGGTGATTGACAAGTCCCTGAAGGCAAGGGACGGTTCGGCGGTGGTGTGCTGGCTGGAGGGCGAGTTCACGGTGAAGACTTACAAGCCAGCGGGCAACAAGCTTTACCTGTTGCCTGCTAACCCAAAGTACAAGGCTATAGAGTTGACTGAAGGGATGGACTTCGTGTTCATGGGGGTGGTGACCTACTCCATCCACGACTGCCTGAAGAACCAGCTATGA